ATCAAAAACACCCAGCCGCAGCTCGCGCAGAATTTCTACGCGGTCAAGTGCTTTCACTTCCGAGTGAATATAGCGGGTTTTAATCCCCATTCGGCTCAGGTATTTGGTGAGTTCTTCTGCCATTCGTTTGGTAAGCGTTGTTACCAGTACTCTTCCTCCGCGTTTGATGTGTTCATCAACTTCTTCCAGCAAGTTGTCTATCTGATTTTGCGAAGGGCGTACGCTGATTTCAGGGTCTAATAATCCGGTAGGGCGAATAATTTGCTCAACCACTACACCTTCGCAGACTGCCAGCTCATAGTCACCCGGGGTAGCGCTTACATAAATGACCTGATTAATTTTTTCCTCAAATTCATTGAAAGTAAGCGGGCGATTGTCCAGAGCGGAAGGCAGCCTGAAACCATAATCCACCAAAGTAATTTTACGCGAGCGGTCGCCTCCCCACATCGCCCGAATTTGCGGTACGGTAACGTGGCTTTCATCTATCACTATCAGATAGTCATCGGGAAAATAATCTAACAAACAAAAAGGGCGAGTTCCCGGCGGGCGGCGGTCAAAATAGCGCGAATAGTTTTCAATGCCGGAACAGTAGCCGAGTTCGCGCATCATTTCTAAGTCGAACTCAGTTCTTTCCTGAATGCGCTTCGCTTCTATGTACTTATGCTCCGACTCAAAAAATTTGATTTGAGCCACTAAATCATCTTGTATTTCTTTGATAGCTGTTTGCAAAAGGTCTTTACCCGTAACAAACAGATTGGCGGGAAAAATTGTGATTTTGAACTCGTCAGAAATTTTGCTGCCACTTTCGGGGTCAATCCGCTGAATGCTTTCTATCTCATCGCCCCAGAATAAAATTCGGTAAGCGAAGTCCGCATACGCGGGGAATATGTCCACCGTATCACCTTTGACACGAAACGTGCCGCGCTTAAACTGTACCTCCGTGCGATTGTAAAGGATATCTACCAGTTGGAACAACAGGCGATTGCGCGAAATAACCTGCCCTCTGGTAAGTTGAATCAGATGTTTACCAAACTCATAAGGATTGCCTATGCCGTAAATACAAGAAACCGAAGCTACGACAATCACATCATTTCGGCCTGACATCAGGGCAGAAGTAGCGCTAAGACGCAGTTTTTCTATCTCCTCGTTAATAGACAGGTCTTTTTCTATGTAGGTATTGGAGGTCGGAATGTAGGCTTCCGGCTGATAATAGTCGTAATAAGAGATGAAATATTCTACCGCATTATTGGGAAAAAATTGCTTTAACTCCCCGTATAACTGTGCGGCAAGCGTTTTATTGTGGCTCAACACAAGTGTAGGGCGATTGGTTTGGGCAATTACATTGGCAATGGTAAACGTTTTACCCGAGCCCGTAACTCCTAACAGAATTTGTGCCCGCTCGCCGGATTCTATGCCGGCAACTAATTGTTGAATGGCTTTGGGCTGGTCGCCGGTAGGCTCATACTCGGATTTGAGTTGAAATTGCATAGTGCAAATTAAAAGTTTTCACGTTTTTAGGAGCGAAATCTTTGGGATTAAAAATTATTTTATAGATTTGCCGACAACTCAATAACAGAAAATTAAGCAAAAGCGAACGCGAAACTTTCAAATTACCGTTACTATGCTTAGTTTTGTGTGGAATTACAATTAATAAACTTAAGAAAAACACTTACAATCCATGAAAAACGGTTTGAAAAAAGTTACTCTGTTGGCAGCCCTTGCCGTTGGTGCCTTCACTTTTGGCGCTAATGCACAAGACGCTTCTACACCTGAGAAGCAAAGCAGCTTTATTTTAGGGGTACGTACCGGCGTTAACGTGAACGATTTCTCAGTTTCTGGTACAACAAAATCTACTACTGCTCTGGCTGGTGCTCAGGCAACGGTATTTGCAATGTACAATGTAAACAGCTGGGTAGGCATGTCTCTTGAGGCAGGTTTCTCTCAGAGTGGTGCAGCTCGTTTTACTCCTGGTGCAGGTCGTGTAACTGCAACTCCCGGTGGTACTACTACAGTAGTTTCAGGTAACCTGAACGACTACCGCCTGAGCAACGTACAGGCTAACCTGTTGTCTTACTTCAAGCTCCCTGTACTGTCCGTATATGAGCCTAAAGTATTCATTGGCCCTTCTTTTGACTTCAACGTACACGCTACTAACAACGTAGAAGGTTACCGTTTCGGTTCTCCTACCAAGTATCGCGTTGATGCTACTAACCAATTCAAAGCTATGGATATCGGTATGATTATCGGTACCGGTGTTGATTTCGACCTGAAGTGGGCTACTTTGATGCTGGATGCACGCTATCGTCATGGCTTCACTGATATCAACAACGCTTATGGTCAATCTGCAAACTGGATTGGCAACACTGATGGCAGCGGCTATCCTTTGAGCCTTGGCAACCAAGATATTCGTACTCGCGGTTTGAGCTTCCAAGTTGGTTTGGGCTTCAAACTCTAATCTGAGTAATTAAGAATAACTGAAAAGGGGATTGGCTTAGGTCAATCCCCTTTTTAATTTTTATTACCATTTTGCCTATGGGAGTTATACCTTCATGGAAAATCAATGCAGCCCGCTGGATTCGGGCAATTGAGCAGAATGAAATTGTCAGTCGCCGGTTAGCTACTAATCAGGCAATTATTGATGCCATCCTGTCGCTTCAGCCCAAGTCTGTATTAGATATGGGCTGTGGCGAAGGCTGGCTTGTGCGCGCATTGACGGCACATCATATTCAATCGGCAGGAGCGGACGCCGTTGAAGAACTGATAGATTATGCTGCTGCCAAAGGCACGGAGCAATACTTTGTTGCCTCTTATGAAGAAATTTTGCAGGGCAAATTACACGGGCACAGGTTTGATGTGCTTTCATTCAATTTTTCACTTTTTGAACAAGAACTGACAGCCAATATGCTGGCTTTTGCCTCCAATCTCTTGCATGATGAGGGATATATCGTTATACAAACGCTGCACCCAATCAACATGCCACCGGAACAACCGTATGTAAGCCATTGGGAGGAAGACAGCTGGCAAGGATTGAGCACGGGGTTTGACAGCCCGCACCGATGGTATTTTCGCACAATAGCCGATTGGGTGGATGTTATTACCACCGGTGGATTCCAATTGGTAAAAGTAGCTGAGCCTCTGCATCCTCAAACGCAAAGGCCACTTTCACTCATATTGACAGGAAAATATCTTAAACAATAATTGTATATACAACTATTTGTTATACTTTCGCGTATAATCGGTTGGCAGCAATGGCTTGCAGCGAAAAGTCGTACTTTTACTGCATCAATACCAATTCATACAATACATGGATAACATAATGGTGCATATCGGGCGCGACTTGTATCGCACCCTGTTGAGTAATGGCAGACACGAAGTCATCGCCGATGAACCGCCCGAATTTGGCGGAACTGATTTGGGATTCAGCCCCAGTGAGTTGTTGCTTAGCTCTTTAGGGGCATGTACCGGCATCACGCTGCGGATGTATGCCGACCGCAAGGGCTGGCCATTGGAAGAGATAAAAATTTCGCTCAGTTTTGATTACGACAAGGCAGCAGGAAAGAGTATTATCGGCCGTAACATTGAGCTGACAGGCGAGCTGGACGAAGAACAACGCAATCGGCTGCTGCAAATTGCTAATGCCTGTCCGATTCATAAAACCTTACAAAATCCGATTGAGATTAATACGCAACTCACAAAACTATGAATCAGCAAGTGCTTGGTTTACACCATATTACGGCCATATCGGGCAATGCACAACGCAACTATGACTTTTATACGAAGGTTATGGGGCTGCGTTTCGTCAAAAAAACAGTCAATTTTGACGACCCTTTTACCTACCATTTCTACTATGGCAATTACGATGCTTCGCCCGGTACTATCCTGACGTTTTTCCCATGGTCGGGCATCAGCAAAGGCAAGCGCGGTGTAGGGACTGCCTCTGAGATAGGTTTTGCAGTGCCGGAAGGGAGTTTGGGCTTCTGGAAAGCACGTTTGGAAAAAGCAGGCATCATATTTAACAATCCTGCCAAAAAATTTGGTGAAGAATACCTGACTGCCTTAGACCCCGACGGTCTGAAATTGGAACTTACGGTAGTTAAAACATCCGCCACCGACAGCCGTGTACCTTTTGAAACGCCTGAAATAGACG
This is a stretch of genomic DNA from Rhodoflexus caldus. It encodes these proteins:
- the uvrB gene encoding excinuclease ABC subunit UvrB, whose protein sequence is MQFQLKSEYEPTGDQPKAIQQLVAGIESGERAQILLGVTGSGKTFTIANVIAQTNRPTLVLSHNKTLAAQLYGELKQFFPNNAVEYFISYYDYYQPEAYIPTSNTYIEKDLSINEEIEKLRLSATSALMSGRNDVIVVASVSCIYGIGNPYEFGKHLIQLTRGQVISRNRLLFQLVDILYNRTEVQFKRGTFRVKGDTVDIFPAYADFAYRILFWGDEIESIQRIDPESGSKISDEFKITIFPANLFVTGKDLLQTAIKEIQDDLVAQIKFFESEHKYIEAKRIQERTEFDLEMMRELGYCSGIENYSRYFDRRPPGTRPFCLLDYFPDDYLIVIDESHVTVPQIRAMWGGDRSRKITLVDYGFRLPSALDNRPLTFNEFEEKINQVIYVSATPGDYELAVCEGVVVEQIIRPTGLLDPEISVRPSQNQIDNLLEEVDEHIKRGGRVLVTTLTKRMAEELTKYLSRMGIKTRYIHSEVKALDRVEILRELRLGVFDVLIGVNLLREGLDLPEVSLVAIMDADKEGFLRNQRSLIQTIGRAARNAEGKVIMYADTITDSMQQAIDETNRRRSIQQAYNEAHGITPKTVSKSKEAIIKQTKVADSKKQGKEGKHFYIEPDEGSFNIAAEPIVAMMDAKGLEKLIAQTQKNMERAARELDFIEAARLRDELTALKKRKEELEAS
- a CDS encoding porin family protein; its protein translation is MKNGLKKVTLLAALAVGAFTFGANAQDASTPEKQSSFILGVRTGVNVNDFSVSGTTKSTTALAGAQATVFAMYNVNSWVGMSLEAGFSQSGAARFTPGAGRVTATPGGTTTVVSGNLNDYRLSNVQANLLSYFKLPVLSVYEPKVFIGPSFDFNVHATNNVEGYRFGSPTKYRVDATNQFKAMDIGMIIGTGVDFDLKWATLMLDARYRHGFTDINNAYGQSANWIGNTDGSGYPLSLGNQDIRTRGLSFQVGLGFKL
- a CDS encoding class I SAM-dependent methyltransferase, which produces MGVIPSWKINAARWIRAIEQNEIVSRRLATNQAIIDAILSLQPKSVLDMGCGEGWLVRALTAHHIQSAGADAVEELIDYAAAKGTEQYFVASYEEILQGKLHGHRFDVLSFNFSLFEQELTANMLAFASNLLHDEGYIVIQTLHPINMPPEQPYVSHWEEDSWQGLSTGFDSPHRWYFRTIADWVDVITTGGFQLVKVAEPLHPQTQRPLSLILTGKYLKQ
- a CDS encoding OsmC family protein, whose protein sequence is MDNIMVHIGRDLYRTLLSNGRHEVIADEPPEFGGTDLGFSPSELLLSSLGACTGITLRMYADRKGWPLEEIKISLSFDYDKAAGKSIIGRNIELTGELDEEQRNRLLQIANACPIHKTLQNPIEINTQLTKL